GCCTCGCCGGTTCGGCGCTATACTCGAGTTGCCGCCTACCGCGAAGAACCGGCGCGGACGGCAGCCGCGGCGCTCGCAAGCTGTTGAAATACCAAGAGAAATCTACAACGCTTTACATATTGCGCTGTAGAAAAAATCGGGAGCGGGTGGTACAGTCGTCCATGCCGTCCCGTTTTGCTGGATCGCATCCCGTTCGCGTTCAAGGAATCAAGATGCTCAAGCTCGCATTGACCGCCGCCATTTCGATGATGCTGGTGTTCGAACCCGTTGCCGCCGAGGCCAAATCAAAGGGCCGGACAGCGGTGGTCAAGCGGATCAAGGTCAAGAAGCACGAGCCGGCGAAACTGGTCGCCTCCGACAACCGCCAGCGCCTGGTGCGCCGCGTGATCAAGGTGCGCGGCAAGCGCAAGGTCGTCTACGAGCAAGTACGTCGCGCGGCGCCGGCCCTCGCGATCCTGAGCGCGGGCGACCTGGCCGGCCTGAACCTCACCCACGATCCGCTCGCCCTGCGTTCCAGCGTCGCCTATGTGCTGGACCAGGACAGTTCGGAAGTCCTGTTCGAAAAAAATTCCAGCGTGGCGCTGCCGATCGCCTCGATCACCAAGCTGATGACGGGCTTCGTGGTGGTGCAGGCGCACCAGAACCTGGACGAAATCCTGACCGTCACGGAAGACGATGTCGACCACCACAAGTTCACCAGTTCGCGCCTGCAGGTCGGCACCCGCATGACGCGCGGAGACCTGCTGCACATCGCCTTGATGAGCTCGGAAAACCGCGCCGCCGCCGCGCTGGGCAGGAATTATCCGGGCGGTATCAATGCCTTCGTCGCGGCGATGAACGCCAAGGCGCGCGAACTGAGCATGAACAATACCCATTACGTGGATTCGAGCGGGCTGTCGAGCCAGAACGTGTCGAGCGCGCGCGACCTGGCCAAGCTGGTATCGATGGCGCACCACGAACCGCTGCTGCGCCAGTACACGACCGACCCGAACTACGTGGTCGAAGCCGGCGGCCGTGCGCTGCGCTATTCGAACACCAATTACCTGGTGGCCATGCCGGACTGGAACATCGGCTTGCAAAAGACCGGATTCATCAACGAAGCCGGGCGCTGCCTGGTGATGCAGGCCATGATCCAGGGCCGCAACGTGGTGATGGTGTTCCTCGACTCGAAAGGCAAGCAGTCGCGCACCGCCGACGCCGGCCGCATGCGGCGCTGGCTGGAAGCCATCAAGCCGCCGGTCATCCCGGCAGCGGCGGCCGCCGGGGTGCCGGTAACGGTATCGGCAGGGGCGGGCGTGGGTGTCGGGGCGGCGCCGCTGGTGCAATAAGCCGCAGAGGCGAGGCAACAGGAACG
The genomic region above belongs to Massilia forsythiae and contains:
- the pbpG gene encoding D-alanyl-D-alanine endopeptidase codes for the protein MLKLALTAAISMMLVFEPVAAEAKSKGRTAVVKRIKVKKHEPAKLVASDNRQRLVRRVIKVRGKRKVVYEQVRRAAPALAILSAGDLAGLNLTHDPLALRSSVAYVLDQDSSEVLFEKNSSVALPIASITKLMTGFVVVQAHQNLDEILTVTEDDVDHHKFTSSRLQVGTRMTRGDLLHIALMSSENRAAAALGRNYPGGINAFVAAMNAKARELSMNNTHYVDSSGLSSQNVSSARDLAKLVSMAHHEPLLRQYTTDPNYVVEAGGRALRYSNTNYLVAMPDWNIGLQKTGFINEAGRCLVMQAMIQGRNVVMVFLDSKGKQSRTADAGRMRRWLEAIKPPVIPAAAAAGVPVTVSAGAGVGVGAAPLVQ